GGCCAGCGCGACTCCCCTTCGAACGTCAGCATGTACGAGCGCATCATGTAGAATGCGGTCAGCAAGGCGGTAACGATGCCGACGCCCCACACAAACCACGCGTAGCCATTGCCCGCGTACCCGTACTCGAACGCCTTGAACAGAATCTCGTCCTTTGAAAAGAACCCGGCCGTGAGAGGCAGTCCGGCTATGGCGACGGTCGCGAACAGATACGTCATTCGTGTCGACGGCATGAACTTCTTCAGTCCGCCCATGGTGCGCATGTCTTGCGGATCGAGGTGACCCTGGTGGCCTTGCTCATGCAATTGATGCTCGACCTCGTGCATGCCATGGATCACGCTCCCGGAGCCGAGGAACAGGCAGGCTTTGAAGAAGGCGTGTGTGAAGACATGGAAGATGGCGACAAAGAACGCGCCTACACCGGCCGACATAAACATATAGCCGAGCTGCGACACCGTCGAGTAGGCTAGAACCCGCTTGATGTCATTCTGCGTGATGGCGATCGTCGCGGCCATGATCGCCGTCGTGGCACCCACGATTGCAATAACGGCCATCATCGTGGGCGCGGCCAGCACCAGCGGCGAAAGCCTGGCCAACAGATAGAGTCCACTCGTGACCATCGTTGCCGCGTGGATCAACGCCGAGACGGGCGTTGGGCCCGCCATGGCATCCGGCAGCCACACGAACAGAGGAATCTGCGCGCTCTTCCCGGTCGCCCCGATGAACAGCAGCAGAACCACCCAGTTGACGGTCGACTGCGAGAGCGCCGACGGATCGGCGAGAAGGGTCCCGAAATCGAGCGCGCCGAGTTCACGAAACAGGAGGAACATCGCCATCAGGAAAGCGAAGTCGCCGATTCTGTTGACGATGAAAGCTTTGTTGGCTGCCGCACTGTTGGTCAGGTCGGTATACCAGAAGCCGATCAGCAGATATGAGCACAGTCCTACCCCTTCCCAACCCAGAAACAGCACCAGCAGGTTGTCGCCGAATACCAGGTTGAGCATCATGAAGATGAACAGGTTCATGTAGGCGAAGAACCTCCAATACCCGGGATCGCCATGCATGTACCCGACGGAGTAGAGGTGGATCAAGGCACCAACACCCGATACGACCAGCCCCATGATCAACGAGAGCTCGTCAACGCGATAGGCAAAGGATACCTGGAAGTCTCCCGCCGCCATCCAGGTGTAGTAATCCAGGACAAGCGGCTCTCCGGCGAACGAGAGAAAAAGCAGCAGAATGAGAACAAACGGGATCGCGACCACCAGCGTGCCGACAATTCCGAAGAGCGTCTCGCGTTCGCGAAGTCCCGGTAGAAAAAGTCCTCCGAGCCCGTTGAACAACGCGCCGGCCAGCGGCAGCAGAAGAATCAGTTGTACTTGAAGGTCCGCTCCCATACCGCTACCTGTCTCGCTGCTCCTGCTTGATCGCCATTACCGTCAGACTCGTGCGCCTAGTACTTGAAGAGGTGGAACTCGTTGAGGTCTACTGTCAACTTGTTTCGGAAAACGGCTATGACGATCGCGAGGCCTACCGCAGCCTCCGCGGCAGCCACCGACATGACAAAGAACACGAAGATCTGTCCCGCCACATCTCCCAGACTCTGGCTGACGGCCACGAGCGACAAGTTCACGGCGTTGAGCATCAGTTCGATCGACATGAGGACAACGATGGCGTTCCGACGAAAGAGGACGCCGACAACTCCGATCACGAAGAGTATGGCGCTCAGCGCGAGGTACCAGTCGACTGCTATCTCCATGCCCGTCCCTTCGTTCTGCTCAACATCTTTCTTGCTCTAGACAAATCGCCTCTTGGCCAGCATCACGGCACCGATAGTGGCTGCCAGCAGGAGAATCCCGATCACTTCCAGGGGCATCGCATAGACGGTGAACAGCTCCCTGGCAATTTCGCGGGCCGAGCCCGTCGCAGCCGCTGCCTCAAGATTCACAGGCTTCGTCCCCGCTCCCAGTCCGCCTGCGACGACGTAAGCAAGCTCAGCGAGCACGCCCATGACGAGGATAAATGCGATTCCCCGCTTCCAATCTACCGACTGAAGCCTCGGCAACGCGGCGAGATTGAGCAACATGATCACGAAGACGAACAGGATCATGATCGCCCCGGCGTACACAAGAACCTGAATCACGGCGATGAATCTCGCACTCAGTGTCAAGTAGAGACCCGCTACGCAGAATAGATTCAGAATGAGCCAGAGCGCACTCGAAACCGGGTTTCGTGATAGAAGCATACCCAACCCGGCGGTCACGGCCACAACCGCAAGCAGAAAGAACGTGTACTCAGCTAGCATCTGGTGGAGTGACTAGTGCGTGCTACGGCAGGCCCGGTTCGGGTGACAGTGCGACAACAGTGACAGGCGTAATCGGCGACGAAATTAGACAAATCGCCCTCGTCGGGCAAGAAAAGATAGCGTAAAGACAGCGTCCGTTTTGTCACATAATCCTCCGTACCCACACTCCCGCCCGATCCATGAGAGATCGCACGTCTCGACCGTTCACGCGGAATCGAATTCGGCGTTGCGCGCCCGGAGGTCAAAGTACAAGACAGGCAGGTAGACGGACTTGATCGTGGTCGTGCCGAGGCTTGCCAGTGCTACGATAACGCCATATAGGAAACCGATGCCCGACAACGACTTGAGGATGTCCGCTTCACCCTGCAAGGCCACGTTTTGCGCC
Above is a genomic segment from Rhodothermales bacterium containing:
- the nuoL gene encoding NADH-quinone oxidoreductase subunit L — encoded protein: MGADLQVQLILLLPLAGALFNGLGGLFLPGLRERETLFGIVGTLVVAIPFVLILLLFLSFAGEPLVLDYYTWMAAGDFQVSFAYRVDELSLIMGLVVSGVGALIHLYSVGYMHGDPGYWRFFAYMNLFIFMMLNLVFGDNLLVLFLGWEGVGLCSYLLIGFWYTDLTNSAAANKAFIVNRIGDFAFLMAMFLLFRELGALDFGTLLADPSALSQSTVNWVVLLLFIGATGKSAQIPLFVWLPDAMAGPTPVSALIHAATMVTSGLYLLARLSPLVLAAPTMMAVIAIVGATTAIMAATIAITQNDIKRVLAYSTVSQLGYMFMSAGVGAFFVAIFHVFTHAFFKACLFLGSGSVIHGMHEVEHQLHEQGHQGHLDPQDMRTMGGLKKFMPSTRMTYLFATVAIAGLPLTAGFFSKDEILFKAFEYGYAGNGYAWFVWGVGIVTALLTAFYMMRSYMLTFEGESRWPMAETIKPKESPWTITLPLWVLGILSLVAGFVGIPGVIAHGEWNWIHHFLGEPYGGPVAESVLPAHGEGFLAIEWALIGLGSAIAIIGLWIGWRVYSRDGLAYDAKLSARFGRVYKWWQGKYFWDEFYQRTVVGPVVGGAHKLWAPFDQYIVDGVVNGVGYVTRGTGQLLRYVQTGRVQNYATAIVLGVVLVVALMLFG
- the nuoK gene encoding NADH-quinone oxidoreductase subunit NuoK; the encoded protein is MEIAVDWYLALSAILFVIGVVGVLFRRNAIVVLMSIELMLNAVNLSLVAVSQSLGDVAGQIFVFFVMSVAAAEAAVGLAIVIAVFRNKLTVDLNEFHLFKY
- a CDS encoding NADH-quinone oxidoreductase subunit J; protein product: MLAEYTFFLLAVVAVTAGLGMLLSRNPVSSALWLILNLFCVAGLYLTLSARFIAVIQVLVYAGAIMILFVFVIMLLNLAALPRLQSVDWKRGIAFILVMGVLAELAYVVAGGLGAGTKPVNLEAAAATGSAREIARELFTVYAMPLEVIGILLLAATIGAVMLAKRRFV